In one Lolium rigidum isolate FL_2022 chromosome 3, APGP_CSIRO_Lrig_0.1, whole genome shotgun sequence genomic region, the following are encoded:
- the LOC124704684 gene encoding uncharacterized protein LOC124704684: protein MAGSSGAATATASPRNQHHKNDRFYYPPHRRQHQQDQQGLQSRRPPSSPSVSPSPSPRRKAAAAAAVVASESVDADGRADSDDSSSTSSKSEVTDVIVSSPPAAAEESGNLDRFLASTTPSVPVRCSSQTSLRMRRSGDDMDSPPYFRLDDLWESFREWSAYGAGVPLVLNGGESVIQYYVPYLSAIQLYADPSRPDASARHHEGGSDDDSTDTSSESSTETDIHRLRVSSTHRLENGGLRSDDGEPYASASFPVFEHLERDPPYGREPLTDKVSVLAGRFPALKTFRSCDLLPSSWMSVAWYPIYRIPTGPTLKDLDACFLTFHCLATPSKDSHPTTPACPGFEGINHFTSSMGKLPLPAFGLASYKLRSSLWASNGAPEQESVTSLMQEADNWLRCIQVDHPDFRFFVSHFGAAWR, encoded by the exons atggcaggctcctccggcgccgccaccgccaccgcttctCCCCGCAACCAGCACCACAAGAACGACCGCTTCTACTACCCTCCCCACCGCCGCCAGCACCAGCAGGACCAGCAGGGCCTGCAGAGCCGCCGGCCCCCGTCCTCGCCCTCCGTCTCCCCGTCGCCCTCCCCGCGGCGGaaggcggctgcggctgcggcggtggtggcttCTGAGTCCGTTGACGCGGACGGCCGGGCCGATTCCGatgactcctcgtcgacctcgtCCAAGTCCGAGGTGACCGACGTGATTGTCTCGTCGCCGCCCGCGGCCGCGGAGGAGTCCGGGAATCTGGACCGGTTCCTCGCGTCCACCACGCCCTCTGTCCCCGTCCGCTGCTCGTCCCAG ACAAGCTTGAGGATGCGGAGGAGTGGTGATGACATGGATTCACCTCCTTACTTCCGCCTTGATGATCTCTGGGAGTCTTTCAGGGAGTGGAGTGCTTATGGAGCTGGTGTTCCCCTGGTGCTAAATGGCGGTGAATCTGTGATACAATATTATGTCCCATATCTCTCAGCTATCCAACTGTATGCTGATCCATCTAGACCTGATGCAAGTGCCAG GCATCATGAGGGTGGAAGTGATGATGACTCTACGGATACTAGCAGTGAGAGTAGCACTGAAACTGATATTCACCGATTAAGAGTCTCATCGACACATCGGTTGGAAAATGGTGGCTTACGAAGTGATGATGGCGAACCTTATGCATCTGCAAGTTTTCCAGTATTTGAGCATCTGGAGAGAGATCCTCCTTATGGTAGAGAACCTTTAACAGACAAG GTGTCAGTTCTTGCTGGTAGATTTCCAGCTCTCAAGACATTCAGAAGCTGTGATTTGCTGCCATCCAGTTGGATGTCTGTTGCATG GTATCCCATATATAGAATCCCAACAGGACCAACATTGAAGGACCTTGACGCGTGCTTCTTGACATTCCATTGCCTAGCAACACCTTCCAAGG ATAGCCATCCCACTACACCAGCATGCCCTGGTTTTGAGGGAATCAACCACTTCACCAGTTCAATGGGCAAACTTCCATTGCCTGCGTTTGGATTGGCATCTTACAAGCTTCGCAGCTCCCTATGGGCATCTAATGGTGCCCCAGAACAGGAAAGCGTCACCTCACTGATGCAGGAGGCTGACAATTGGCTTCGCTGCATACAAGTGGACCACCCGGATTTCCGGTTCTTCGTCTCCCACTTTGGTGCGGCGTGGAGATGA